The nucleotide sequence AGATTCACCGTTTGAGATTGTGGACTTTTCGTTGAAAGAGGCTGCACCAGAGAAGACTTGGCTTGAGAAGGCTCGCGTTGCGATAGGGCGGGCTGACGTGTTTGTCGTTTTGCTTGGTCCCAAGACTAATGCAGCTCCTGGCGTGCTGAAGGAGGTCGCCGTCGCGACTGGGTTTGAAAAGCCCAGGTTTCAGCT is from Rhodopirellula bahusiensis and encodes:
- a CDS encoding TIR domain-containing protein, whose translation is MAKKKVFVSYDFDNDKALKEFLIGQSKLPDSPFEIVDFSLKEAAPEKTWLEKARVAIGRADVFVVLLGPKTNAAPGVLKEVAVATGFEKPRFQLIGYKNGQSSWAVVGGGRTYKWTWDNLKALLS